A genomic window from Pseudomonas argentinensis includes:
- the iscA gene encoding iron-sulfur cluster assembly protein IscA, which produces MAISMTQAAAQHIRRSLDGRGKGEGIRLGVRTTGCSGLAYVLEFVDETASEDQVFESHGVKVIIDPKSLVYLDGTELDFVREGLNEGFKFNNPNVRGECGCGESFNI; this is translated from the coding sequence ATGGCCATCAGCATGACTCAAGCCGCTGCCCAGCATATCCGTCGCTCGCTCGACGGTCGTGGCAAGGGTGAGGGCATCCGTCTCGGGGTTCGCACCACCGGGTGTTCCGGCCTGGCCTACGTGCTGGAGTTCGTCGACGAAACCGCCAGCGAAGACCAGGTGTTCGAAAGCCATGGCGTCAAGGTGATCATCGATCCTAAGAGCCTGGTATACCTCGACGGCACCGAGCTGGACTTCGTGCGCGAAGGGTTGAACGAAGGCTTCAAGTTCAACAACCCGAACGTGCGCGGCGAGTGCGGCTGTGGCGAAAGCTTCAACATCTGA
- the ndk gene encoding nucleoside-diphosphate kinase, translating to MAVQRTFSIIKPDAVAKNVIGKITTRFEEAGLRIVASKQLQLSEREAAGFYAEHSERGFFKDLVAFMTSGPVIVQVLEGENAIAKNRELMGATNPKEAAAGTIRADFAVSIDENAVHGSDSEASAAREIAYFFSATEINARIR from the coding sequence ATGGCTGTTCAACGTACCTTTTCCATCATCAAGCCGGATGCCGTTGCTAAGAACGTGATCGGCAAGATCACCACTCGCTTCGAAGAAGCCGGTCTGCGCATCGTTGCTTCCAAGCAGCTGCAACTGTCCGAGCGCGAAGCGGCCGGCTTCTACGCCGAGCACAGCGAGCGTGGTTTCTTCAAGGATCTGGTCGCCTTCATGACCTCCGGTCCGGTTATCGTTCAGGTGCTGGAAGGCGAGAACGCCATCGCCAAGAACCGTGAACTGATGGGCGCCACCAACCCGAAAGAAGCCGCTGCCGGCACCATCCGTGCCGACTTCGCCGTTTCCATCGACGAGAACGCGGTTCACGGTTCCGACTCGGAAGCTTCCGCTGCTCGCGAAATCGCTTACTTCTTCTCCGCTACCGAGATCAACGCTCGCATTCGCTAA
- the iscX gene encoding Fe-S cluster assembly protein IscX, whose amino-acid sequence MSLKWVDVLEIAIQLADSKPDVDPRYVNFVQLHRWVVELPEFSDDPQRGGEKVLEAIQAAWIEEAQ is encoded by the coding sequence ATGAGCCTGAAATGGGTTGATGTGCTCGAAATCGCCATCCAGCTCGCCGACAGCAAGCCGGACGTCGATCCCCGTTATGTCAATTTCGTCCAGCTGCACCGCTGGGTGGTCGAGCTGCCGGAGTTTTCCGACGACCCGCAGCGCGGCGGCGAGAAGGTCCTCGAAGCCATTCAGGCTGCCTGGATCGAAGAAGCGCAGTAA
- the hscA gene encoding Fe-S protein assembly chaperone HscA, translating into MALLQIAEPGQSPQPHQRRLAVGIDLGTTNSLVAAVRSGVSEPLPDAEGRLILPSAVRYRADRVEVGEAARLQAASDPFNSILSVKRLMGRGLADVKQLGEQLPYRFVAGESHMPFIDTVQGLKSPVEVSADILKVLRQRAEAALGGELVGAVITVPAYFDDSQRQATKDAARLAGLNVLRLLNEPTAAAVAYGLDQKAEGVVAIYDLGGGTFDISILRLTGGVFEVLATGGDSALGGDDFDHAIASWVVEQAGLSADIEPGAQRSLLQAACAAKEALTTADSVEVAYGQWRGVLPRADFQALIEPMVARSLKACRRAVRDAGIEVEDVGAVVMVGGSTRVPRVREAVGELFGRPPLTDIDPDQVVAIGAAIQADALAGNRRADGEELLLLDVIPLSLGLETMGGLMEKVIPRNTTIPVARAQEFTTYKDGQSAMMIHVLQGERELISDCRSLARFELRGIPPMVAGAAKIRVTFQVDADGLLSVSARELASGVEASIQVKPSYGLTDGEVARMLQDSFQHAGGDKAARALREQQVDAQRLLEAVEGALQADGERLLDAEERMVIELQMQELRDLLMGTDGLAIEQQTKRLSQVTDAFAARRMDSTVKAALAGRSLNEIEE; encoded by the coding sequence ATGGCTTTATTGCAGATTGCTGAGCCCGGCCAGAGCCCTCAACCTCACCAGCGTCGCCTGGCGGTAGGGATCGATCTGGGCACCACCAATTCCCTCGTGGCGGCCGTGCGTAGCGGCGTCAGCGAGCCATTGCCCGATGCCGAGGGGCGCCTGATTCTGCCATCGGCCGTGCGCTACCGCGCCGATCGCGTCGAAGTGGGCGAGGCAGCTCGTCTTCAGGCCGCCAGTGACCCGTTCAACAGCATCCTGTCGGTCAAGCGCCTGATGGGTCGCGGCCTTGCCGATGTGAAGCAATTGGGTGAGCAACTGCCTTACCGCTTCGTGGCGGGCGAGTCGCACATGCCGTTCATCGACACCGTGCAGGGCCTGAAAAGCCCGGTCGAAGTGTCCGCCGATATCCTCAAGGTGTTGCGCCAGCGTGCCGAAGCGGCCCTGGGTGGCGAGCTGGTTGGGGCGGTCATTACCGTGCCGGCCTATTTCGACGATTCCCAGCGCCAGGCCACCAAGGACGCTGCGCGTCTGGCCGGCCTGAACGTGCTGCGCCTGCTCAACGAGCCGACTGCCGCTGCGGTGGCCTACGGTCTCGACCAGAAAGCCGAAGGCGTGGTGGCCATCTATGACCTGGGCGGCGGTACCTTCGATATTTCCATTCTGCGTCTGACCGGCGGCGTGTTCGAAGTGCTGGCGACCGGGGGCGACAGCGCCCTGGGCGGCGATGACTTCGACCATGCCATCGCCAGCTGGGTCGTCGAGCAGGCCGGTCTCTCGGCCGATATCGAGCCTGGCGCCCAGCGCAGCCTGCTGCAGGCGGCCTGCGCCGCCAAGGAAGCGCTGACCACCGCCGATAGCGTCGAAGTGGCGTACGGACAGTGGCGGGGCGTGCTGCCCCGCGCCGACTTCCAGGCACTGATCGAGCCGATGGTGGCGCGCAGCCTGAAGGCCTGCCGCCGCGCCGTTCGCGACGCCGGTATCGAGGTCGAGGACGTCGGTGCGGTGGTCATGGTCGGCGGCTCGACCCGTGTGCCGCGGGTGCGCGAGGCGGTTGGCGAGCTGTTCGGCCGTCCGCCGCTGACCGATATCGACCCGGATCAGGTGGTCGCCATTGGCGCCGCGATCCAGGCCGATGCCCTGGCCGGCAATCGCCGGGCCGATGGTGAAGAACTGCTGCTGCTCGATGTCATCCCGCTGTCCCTGGGGCTGGAAACCATGGGCGGGCTGATGGAAAAGGTGATTCCGCGCAACACCACCATTCCGGTCGCTCGCGCCCAGGAATTCACCACCTACAAGGATGGCCAGAGCGCCATGATGATCCACGTGCTGCAGGGCGAGCGCGAGCTGATCAGTGACTGCCGCTCCCTGGCGCGCTTCGAATTGCGCGGCATTCCGCCGATGGTGGCGGGGGCAGCGAAGATTCGGGTGACCTTCCAGGTCGATGCCGACGGTCTGCTCAGCGTCAGCGCCCGCGAACTCGCCTCGGGCGTCGAAGCCAGCATTCAGGTCAAGCCGTCCTACGGCCTCACCGACGGCGAGGTCGCGCGCATGCTGCAGGACTCCTTCCAGCATGCCGGTGGCGACAAGGCCGCCCGTGCCTTGCGCGAGCAGCAGGTCGACGCCCAGCGCCTGCTCGAGGCGGTCGAGGGTGCACTGCAGGCTGATGGCGAGCGTTTGCTGGATGCCGAAGAGCGTATGGTGATCGAGCTGCAGATGCAGGAGTTACGTGATTTGTTGATGGGCACCGATGGCCTGGCCATCGAGCAGCAGACCAAGCGTCTGTCGCAGGTGACCGATGCCTTTGCCGCCCGGCGTATGGATTCGACGGTTAAAGCCGCGCTGGCCGGGCGCAGCCTGAATGAGATCGAGGAATAA
- a CDS encoding RodZ domain-containing protein: MKAAQPEVAAAHRVNPGEALRAARESRGWSVAEVATQLNLTPMRLSQLEAGEFEKLPGNTFSRGYIRAYAKLLGLEQAPLVADFDQFTGSNATGSSVHALGRIEEPTRYSQSILRLVSFLLLLGVGGACFYWWQDQGWQLDDLKNVGLGHVEVDGADGSTQIHPLDEPEDQAVAAAQNQGTELPLPGVPAEQAEEAPSETPPATATELLEQNPPAGQAAPAEQAPAAPAESTAPVAPAAPAAQAPATAAAQPQAPVAAGEGLVSMKFTADCWIQVTDANGKVVASGLKRGGDSLDVRGQAPMELRLGFARGAQVTYNGAAVDVTPHISGETARLKLGGQ, encoded by the coding sequence ATGAAAGCGGCCCAACCCGAAGTTGCAGCAGCTCATCGCGTCAATCCTGGAGAAGCCCTGCGTGCAGCGCGTGAGAGCCGAGGCTGGTCGGTGGCGGAAGTCGCCACCCAGCTCAACCTCACGCCGATGCGCCTGAGCCAGCTGGAGGCTGGCGAGTTCGAGAAACTGCCGGGCAACACCTTCTCCCGTGGTTATATCCGCGCCTACGCGAAGTTGCTGGGCCTGGAGCAGGCGCCCCTGGTGGCCGACTTCGATCAGTTCACCGGCAGCAACGCCACCGGCAGCAGCGTGCATGCGCTGGGCCGCATCGAGGAGCCGACACGCTACTCGCAAAGCATCCTGCGCCTGGTCAGCTTTTTGCTGCTGCTCGGCGTTGGCGGCGCCTGTTTCTACTGGTGGCAGGATCAGGGCTGGCAGCTCGACGACCTGAAGAACGTCGGCCTGGGCCATGTCGAAGTCGACGGCGCCGACGGCAGCACCCAGATTCATCCGCTCGACGAGCCGGAAGACCAGGCCGTCGCCGCGGCGCAGAATCAGGGTACCGAATTGCCGTTGCCAGGGGTTCCGGCCGAGCAGGCCGAGGAAGCCCCGAGCGAAACGCCGCCGGCCACCGCTACCGAACTACTGGAGCAGAACCCGCCAGCTGGCCAGGCCGCGCCCGCTGAGCAGGCTCCTGCTGCGCCTGCCGAATCGACTGCACCTGTGGCGCCAGCCGCACCGGCTGCCCAGGCGCCTGCCACCGCAGCCGCTCAGCCCCAGGCCCCGGTCGCTGCCGGCGAAGGCTTGGTCAGCATGAAATTCACCGCCGATTGCTGGATCCAGGTGACCGATGCCAATGGCAAGGTGGTCGCCAGCGGCTTGAAACGCGGCGGTGACAGCCTGGATGTACGTGGCCAGGCGCCCATGGAACTGCGCCTGGGCTTTGCCCGCGGCGCCCAGGTGACCTACAACGGTGCTGCTGTCGATGTGACGCCGCATATCTCCGGTGAAACCGCACGCTTGAAGTTGGGTGGGCAGTAA
- the pilW gene encoding type IV pilus biogenesis/stability protein PilW, whose product MTVLRSLLFLFGACLLAACVSTGDVDPMKTPEGRKKAYDSFVQLGIGYLQQGETGPAKVPLKNALDIDSSAPDAHAVLALVFQREMEPKLADEHFRKSLSKNPRDARLLNNYGGFLFEQKRYKEAMERYSLAAEDSLYPERARVFENMGMTAMMLNRRQEAKGYFERSLRLNSRQPRALLEMANLSFEDREYVPARSYYESFSAISEQNARSLLLGARLATIFEDRDRAASLGLQLKRLYPGTPEYQQYLSEQR is encoded by the coding sequence ATGACCGTGCTGCGTTCCCTGCTGTTCTTGTTCGGTGCCTGTCTGCTCGCCGCGTGCGTATCCACTGGCGACGTCGACCCGATGAAAACCCCTGAAGGGCGCAAGAAGGCCTACGACTCGTTCGTGCAGCTGGGCATCGGTTATCTGCAGCAGGGCGAGACCGGGCCGGCCAAGGTGCCGCTGAAGAACGCGCTGGATATCGACTCCTCGGCTCCCGATGCCCATGCCGTGCTGGCCCTGGTGTTCCAGCGCGAGATGGAGCCCAAGCTGGCCGATGAACATTTTCGCAAGTCGCTGTCCAAGAACCCCAGGGATGCACGTCTGCTGAACAACTACGGCGGCTTCCTGTTCGAGCAGAAGCGCTACAAGGAAGCCATGGAGCGCTACAGCCTGGCCGCCGAAGACAGCCTCTATCCCGAGCGCGCCCGGGTGTTCGAGAACATGGGCATGACCGCCATGATGCTCAACCGGCGTCAGGAGGCCAAAGGCTATTTCGAGCGTTCGTTGCGCCTCAACAGCCGCCAGCCGCGGGCCTTGCTGGAAATGGCCAATCTCTCCTTTGAAGATCGCGAATACGTGCCGGCGCGCAGTTATTACGAGAGCTTCAGCGCCATTTCCGAGCAGAACGCCCGCAGCTTGTTGCTGGGCGCGCGCCTGGCCACGATCTTCGAAGATCGTGACCGTGCTGCCAGCCTCGGCCTGCAGTTGAAACGTCTTTATCCCGGTACGCCGGAATATCAGCAATATCTGTCGGAGCAAAGATGA
- the cysE gene encoding serine O-acetyltransferase, which produces MFERMREDIQGVFHRDPAARNAFEVVTCYPGLHAVWLHRAAHALWASGWKWLARGVSNFSRWLTGIEIHPGAVIGRRFFIDHGMGIVIGETAEIGDDVTLYQGVTLGGTSWNKGKRHPTLEDGVVVGAGAKVLGPFTVGAGAKIGSNAVVTKAVPAGATAVGIPAKIIVKGDDGLEAQRQAMADKLGFDAYGVSQDMPDPVARAIGQLLDHLHAVDNRLEGICGALGKLGSDYCAKDMPQLRDEDFAGVCKEQGDKPAA; this is translated from the coding sequence ATGTTTGAGCGCATGCGGGAAGATATCCAGGGTGTATTCCATCGTGATCCGGCGGCGCGCAATGCCTTCGAGGTGGTCACCTGCTACCCCGGGCTGCATGCGGTGTGGCTGCATCGTGCCGCCCACGCGCTCTGGGCCTCTGGCTGGAAGTGGCTGGCCCGTGGTGTGTCGAATTTCAGTCGCTGGTTGACCGGGATCGAGATTCACCCGGGGGCGGTGATCGGCCGGCGTTTCTTCATTGACCATGGCATGGGGATCGTCATCGGTGAGACCGCCGAGATCGGCGACGACGTGACGCTCTATCAGGGCGTGACCCTGGGCGGCACCAGCTGGAACAAGGGCAAGCGCCACCCGACGCTCGAGGATGGCGTGGTGGTGGGAGCTGGCGCCAAGGTGCTCGGCCCGTTCACCGTGGGCGCGGGTGCCAAGATCGGCTCCAACGCGGTGGTCACCAAGGCGGTGCCGGCGGGTGCGACCGCGGTCGGCATCCCGGCCAAGATCATCGTCAAGGGCGATGACGGGCTCGAGGCGCAACGCCAGGCCATGGCCGACAAGCTGGGCTTCGATGCCTATGGGGTCAGCCAGGACATGCCCGATCCGGTGGCCCGTGCGATCGGCCAGCTGCTCGATCACCTGCATGCGGTCGACAATCGCCTCGAAGGCATTTGCGGCGCGCTGGGTAAGCTGGGCAGTGACTACTGCGCCAAGGATATGCCGCAATTGCGTGACGAGGATTTCGCCGGCGTCTGCAAGGAGCAGGGCGACAAGCCGGCGGCGTGA
- the fdx gene encoding ISC system 2Fe-2S type ferredoxin, protein MPVVTFLPHEKFCPEGLVVEAPSGTSILELAHEHHIEMESACGGVCACTTCHCIVRKGFDSLNEADELEEDYLDKAWGLEAQSRLACQAIVGEQDITVEIPKYSLNHAAEAPH, encoded by the coding sequence ATGCCCGTGGTAACTTTTCTGCCCCACGAGAAATTTTGCCCTGAAGGGCTGGTGGTCGAGGCGCCCTCCGGTACCTCGATTCTGGAACTGGCCCACGAGCACCATATCGAGATGGAAAGCGCCTGTGGCGGCGTGTGTGCCTGCACCACCTGCCACTGCATCGTGCGCAAGGGGTTCGACTCGCTGAACGAGGCCGACGAACTTGAAGAGGATTATCTGGACAAGGCCTGGGGGCTGGAAGCGCAGTCGCGCCTGGCCTGCCAGGCTATCGTCGGTGAGCAGGACATCACCGTCGAGATCCCCAAGTATTCGCTCAATCACGCCGCTGAAGCGCCGCACTGA
- the hscB gene encoding co-chaperone HscB: protein MKRSGPCHFALFELQPSFRLDLDQLAARYRELARSVHPDRFAGAPEREQRVALERSASLNEAYRTLKSDSQRARYLLAMRGPELPLEVTVQDPDFLMQQMQWREELEDLQDEADLAGVAAFKGRLKVAQQALNECFAEAWEDDARREEAERLMRRMQFLDKLSHEVRQLEERLDD, encoded by the coding sequence ATGAAGCGATCAGGCCCCTGTCACTTCGCCCTGTTCGAGCTGCAGCCGAGCTTTCGGCTGGATCTCGATCAGCTTGCCGCCCGTTACCGTGAGCTGGCGCGCAGCGTGCACCCGGACCGTTTCGCCGGTGCGCCCGAGCGTGAGCAGCGCGTGGCGCTCGAGCGTTCGGCAAGCCTCAACGAGGCTTACCGCACGCTGAAGAGCGATTCGCAGCGCGCGCGTTACCTGCTGGCGATGCGCGGCCCTGAGCTGCCGCTGGAAGTCACCGTGCAGGATCCCGACTTCCTTATGCAGCAGATGCAGTGGCGTGAAGAGCTCGAAGACCTGCAGGACGAAGCCGATCTGGCTGGCGTGGCCGCCTTCAAGGGCCGTCTGAAAGTCGCCCAGCAGGCGCTGAACGAATGCTTCGCCGAGGCTTGGGAGGACGATGCGCGCCGAGAAGAGGCCGAGCGCCTGATGCGCCGCATGCAGTTTCTCGACAAGCTTTCCCACGAGGTGCGCCAGTTGGAAGAGCGCCTCGACGATTAA
- the trmJ gene encoding tRNA (cytosine(32)/uridine(32)-2'-O)-methyltransferase TrmJ: MLQNIRVVLVNTSHPGNIGGVARAMKNMGLSRLVLVEPRQFPSEEAVARASGATDILDSAQVVSCLEEALVGCSLAFGTSARERRIPWPLIDPRECGVAAVQKAVEGGEVALVFGREHAGLTNEELQRCHFHVHIPSDPAFSSLNLAAAVQVLTYEVRMAALACESAPVAPQQDAPVEEGDQPVTADEMESFYGHLEKSLVEIGFLDPASPRHLMSRLRRLYGRAEVTRLEMNILRGILTETLKAARGEHHKRGKTDV, translated from the coding sequence TTGCTGCAGAACATTCGAGTGGTACTGGTCAATACCAGTCATCCCGGCAATATCGGCGGGGTGGCCAGGGCCATGAAAAACATGGGGCTGTCGCGCCTGGTGCTGGTCGAGCCGCGCCAGTTTCCCAGTGAGGAGGCGGTCGCCCGGGCCTCCGGCGCTACCGATATCCTCGATTCCGCCCAGGTGGTGTCCTGTCTCGAAGAGGCCCTGGTCGGCTGCAGCCTGGCCTTTGGCACCAGTGCCCGGGAGCGGCGCATTCCCTGGCCGTTGATCGATCCGCGTGAATGCGGCGTGGCGGCGGTGCAGAAGGCTGTCGAGGGTGGCGAGGTGGCGCTGGTGTTCGGCCGTGAGCACGCTGGCCTGACCAACGAAGAACTGCAGCGTTGCCACTTTCACGTGCACATCCCTTCCGATCCGGCGTTCAGCTCGTTGAACCTGGCGGCTGCCGTGCAGGTGCTGACCTACGAGGTGCGCATGGCGGCCCTGGCTTGCGAAAGTGCCCCGGTCGCGCCGCAGCAGGATGCGCCCGTGGAGGAAGGTGATCAGCCGGTGACGGCGGATGAGATGGAGTCCTTCTACGGGCATCTGGAGAAATCGCTGGTGGAAATCGGCTTTCTTGATCCCGCCAGCCCGCGGCACCTGATGAGTCGCCTGCGCCGCCTGTATGGGCGAGCCGAGGTGACCCGCCTGGAAATGAATATCTTGCGCGGCATCCTGACCGAGACCCTCAAGGCCGCGCGCGGTGAGCACCATAAACGGGGAAAGACTGATGTTTGA
- the rlmN gene encoding 23S rRNA (adenine(2503)-C(2))-methyltransferase RlmN, protein MTDTNGKINLLGLTQPEMEQFFDSLGEKRFRAGQVMKWIHHFGVDDFAAMTNVGKALREKLEAAAYIRGPEVVSEDISSDGTRKWVVRVASGSCVETVYIPQGGRGTLCVSSQAGCALDCSFCSTGKQGFNSDLTSAEIIGQVWIANKSFGSVPAKIDRAITNVVMMGMGEPLLNFDNVVSAMKIMMDDLGYGISKRKVTLSTSGVVPMIDKLAEVIDVSLALSLHAPNDELRSQLVPINKKYPLDMLLAACKRYVSRLGEKRVLTVEYTLLKDVNDKLEHAEQMVALLADVPCKINLIPFNPFPHSGYERPSNNAIRRFQELLQKAGHNVTVRTTRGEDIDAACGQLVGQVMDRTRRSERYIAVRQLNADAEAARPTASRN, encoded by the coding sequence ATGACCGACACGAATGGCAAGATCAACCTGCTGGGCCTGACCCAGCCGGAAATGGAGCAGTTCTTCGACAGCCTCGGAGAGAAGCGCTTTCGTGCCGGTCAGGTCATGAAGTGGATTCACCACTTCGGCGTCGATGATTTCGCCGCCATGACCAATGTCGGCAAGGCCTTGCGCGAGAAGCTCGAGGCCGCCGCCTACATTCGCGGACCCGAAGTGGTCAGCGAAGACATTTCCTCCGATGGCACGCGCAAGTGGGTAGTGCGCGTGGCGTCGGGCAGCTGCGTGGAGACCGTGTACATTCCCCAGGGCGGGCGTGGCACCCTGTGCGTTTCCTCGCAAGCGGGCTGTGCTCTGGATTGCAGCTTCTGCTCCACGGGCAAGCAAGGTTTCAACAGCGACCTGACCAGCGCCGAGATCATTGGCCAGGTATGGATCGCCAACAAGTCGTTCGGCAGCGTGCCGGCGAAGATCGACCGTGCCATCACCAACGTGGTGATGATGGGCATGGGCGAGCCGCTGCTGAATTTCGACAACGTCGTCTCTGCCATGAAGATCATGATGGACGACCTGGGCTACGGCATTTCCAAGCGCAAGGTCACCTTGTCGACTTCCGGCGTGGTGCCGATGATCGACAAGCTCGCCGAGGTCATCGACGTGTCCCTGGCGTTGTCGCTGCACGCGCCCAATGACGAGCTGCGCAGCCAGCTGGTACCGATCAACAAGAAGTACCCGCTGGACATGCTGCTGGCCGCCTGCAAGCGCTACGTTTCCCGCCTCGGCGAGAAACGTGTGCTAACAGTCGAATACACCCTGCTCAAGGACGTGAACGATAAACTCGAGCACGCCGAGCAGATGGTCGCGCTGCTGGCCGACGTGCCCTGCAAGATCAACCTGATTCCCTTCAACCCGTTCCCCCATTCGGGTTACGAGCGTCCTAGCAACAATGCGATTCGCCGTTTCCAGGAGCTTCTGCAGAAGGCCGGACACAACGTCACGGTGCGTACCACCCGTGGCGAGGACATCGATGCTGCCTGCGGGCAACTGGTCGGCCAGGTCATGGACCGCACCCGTCGTAGCGAGCGCTATATTGCCGTGCGCCAGCTGAATGCCGATGCCGAGGCGGCGCGTCCCACCGCCAGCCGTAACTGA
- the iscR gene encoding Fe-S cluster assembly transcriptional regulator IscR: MRLTTKGRYAVTAMLDLALHAQNGPVSLADISERQGISLSYLEQLFAKLRRGSLVSSVRGPGGGYQLSRNMQGIQVAEVIDAVNESVDATRCQGQGGCHSGDICLTHHLWCDLSQQIHEFLSGISLADLVTRREVQEVAQRQDQRRCANNGRAHHLDKIEASTVD; encoded by the coding sequence ATGCGACTGACTACCAAAGGCCGCTACGCCGTGACTGCCATGCTCGACCTGGCGCTGCATGCCCAGAACGGGCCGGTATCCCTCGCCGATATCTCCGAGCGTCAGGGCATTTCCCTTTCGTATCTCGAGCAGCTATTCGCCAAGCTTCGTCGTGGAAGCCTGGTTTCCAGCGTACGCGGGCCGGGTGGTGGCTATCAGCTGTCGCGCAACATGCAGGGCATCCAGGTCGCGGAAGTGATCGACGCGGTCAACGAATCCGTCGATGCCACGCGGTGTCAGGGGCAGGGTGGTTGCCACTCCGGCGACATCTGCCTGACCCACCACCTGTGGTGCGACCTGAGCCAGCAGATTCACGAGTTTCTCAGCGGCATCAGCCTGGCCGACCTGGTCACGCGCCGCGAAGTGCAGGAAGTCGCCCAGCGTCAGGATCAACGTCGCTGCGCCAACAACGGCAGGGCGCACCATCTGGATAAGATTGAAGCGTCCACCGTCGATTGA
- the iscU gene encoding Fe-S cluster assembly scaffold IscU, which produces MAYSEKVIDHYENPRNVGKMNAEDPDVGTGMVGAPACGDVMRLQIKVNEQGVIEDAKFKTYGCGSAIASSSLATEWMKGKTLDEAETIKNTQLAEELALPPVKIHCSVLAEDAIKAAVRDYKQKKGLL; this is translated from the coding sequence ATGGCTTACAGCGAAAAGGTCATCGACCACTACGAGAACCCGCGCAACGTCGGCAAGATGAACGCGGAAGACCCGGACGTCGGCACCGGCATGGTCGGCGCGCCGGCCTGCGGCGACGTGATGCGCCTGCAGATCAAGGTCAACGAACAGGGCGTCATCGAAGATGCCAAGTTCAAGACCTACGGCTGCGGTTCGGCCATCGCCTCCAGCTCCCTGGCCACCGAGTGGATGAAGGGCAAGACGCTGGACGAGGCGGAAACCATCAAGAATACCCAGCTCGCCGAAGAGTTGGCGTTGCCGCCGGTGAAGATCCACTGCTCGGTGCTCGCCGAGGACGCCATCAAGGCGGCCGTGCGCGACTACAAGCAGAAGAAAGGTTTGCTCTAA
- a CDS encoding IscS subfamily cysteine desulfurase, with protein MKLPIYMDYSATTPVDPRVAQKMIECLTNEGNFGNPASRSHVFGWKAEEAVENARRQVAELVNADPREIVWTSGATESDNLAIKGVATFYASKGKHLITSKIEHKAVLDTMRQLEREGFEVTYIEPGEDGLITPAMVEAALREDTTLVSIMHVNNEIGTVNDIAAIGELLRARGVFFHVDAAQSTGKVDIDLQALKVDLMSFSAHKTYGPKGVGALYVRRKPRIRLEAQTHGGGHERGMRSGTLATHQCVGMGEAFRIAKQEMAAENAKVLALRDRFFKQVEALEELYVNGSMTARVPHNLNLSFNYVEGESLIMALKDLAVSSGSACTSASLEPSYVLRALGRNDELAHSSIRFTFGRFTTEEEVDYAAEKVCEAVTKLRELSPLWDMFKEGVDISKVEWAAH; from the coding sequence ATGAAATTGCCAATCTACATGGATTACTCTGCGACAACGCCGGTCGACCCGCGCGTTGCGCAGAAAATGATCGAATGCCTGACCAATGAAGGCAACTTCGGCAACCCGGCTTCGCGCTCCCACGTATTCGGCTGGAAGGCCGAGGAAGCGGTCGAGAACGCCCGTCGCCAGGTGGCCGAACTGGTCAATGCCGACCCGCGCGAAATCGTCTGGACCTCCGGTGCCACCGAGTCCGACAACCTCGCCATCAAGGGCGTCGCTACCTTCTACGCCAGCAAGGGCAAGCACCTGATCACCTCGAAGATCGAGCACAAAGCGGTGCTCGACACCATGCGTCAGCTCGAGCGTGAAGGTTTCGAAGTCACCTACATCGAGCCCGGTGAAGACGGCCTGATCACCCCGGCCATGGTCGAGGCGGCGCTGCGCGAGGACACCACGCTGGTGTCGATCATGCACGTCAACAACGAGATCGGTACCGTCAACGACATCGCCGCGATCGGCGAGCTGCTGCGTGCCCGTGGCGTGTTCTTTCACGTCGATGCCGCGCAGTCGACCGGTAAGGTCGACATCGATCTGCAGGCGCTGAAGGTCGATCTGATGTCCTTTTCGGCGCACAAGACCTATGGCCCGAAAGGCGTCGGCGCGCTGTACGTACGCCGCAAGCCGCGTATTCGTCTGGAAGCCCAGACCCACGGTGGCGGCCACGAGCGTGGCATGCGTTCCGGTACCCTGGCGACCCACCAGTGCGTCGGCATGGGTGAAGCCTTCCGTATCGCCAAGCAAGAGATGGCTGCCGAGAACGCCAAGGTACTGGCGCTGCGCGATCGCTTCTTCAAGCAGGTCGAGGCCTTGGAAGAGCTGTACGTCAACGGCAGTATGACCGCCCGCGTGCCGCACAACCTGAACCTGAGCTTCAACTACGTCGAAGGCGAGTCGTTGATCATGGCCCTCAAGGACCTGGCGGTTTCGTCCGGTTCGGCCTGCACTTCGGCGTCCCTGGAGCCTTCCTACGTGCTGCGTGCCTTGGGCCGCAACGACGAGTTGGCGCACAGTTCGATTCGCTTCACCTTCGGCCGCTTCACCACCGAAGAAGAAGTCGACTACGCCGCGGAGAAGGTCTGCGAGGCCGTTACCAAGTTGCGCGAACTGTCGCCGCTCTGGGATATGTTCAAAGAAGGTGTCGACATTTCCAAGGTGGAATGGGCAGCACACTAA